One Alligator mississippiensis isolate rAllMis1 chromosome 1, rAllMis1, whole genome shotgun sequence genomic window carries:
- the ADGRF3 gene encoding adhesion G-protein coupled receptor F3, with protein MAMDRTGLLLPCFLLLAASCQLRDLREDVPSASPGGEHVSGSPRGRARRAADTVSVAAYVRLTLLVSGATSSAQLQLLFGAVPMPKPLASLAGNVTAMAITTDAPDSTLAPQATPAGGTLTVSVTNETPAGGTLTVLAPNETPTGGAPLVSILPPVQTSAGVDLTLSFPLGPGAADVQWLLLGPGGGLGMELHNGTQVTLVVNGSEAILRVTSVSSDWAGLYVCQYIIMSTWHQLQQRVVVAPSPADLAQTPAQVSMNCSSAAGLALQCCIRNTGQAYSVAWSPGPAQPEALMGDTDPLCHTLVLATCPSQDTTYQCTFTGEGPGSAHSLVTVSVIQAGDLFCPQDRSRGTWGTTKAGRVAETWCPEGSAGIVRRTCTPEGTWGAMTSQCTSQELLAGLRRARLLLAGLGSPRRDLADLIEWLQWETDPSRGLVNSSLDLLALATVADTIAHIAMDTGTRLNHSSVASFLVAASQLLDVSTMPLWSEAQAWVPSLPSRFLQAIEGITGLLHPMPGNFSLALPNLELQGATLEPTALSDYDKAFATRPPLRVHIAKAMLEALVPPGANVTVTSMVLKTLGAVLPGHYAPDLGNGSFTLASLVLANAIVANNGSVSQAQINMTFGHREGLGDRGGQTPQCVFWDHRLFEGAGGWSSEGCRATDAGPGAATRCLCQHLTSFSILMSTRHVADGFWLSFLSQLGVCASIVALLLCLSIYRLAWPTVVRSKVSYFRYMTLVQICLSLLLGNLWFVGGARLAAEGWGELCMAAAFFMHFFYLATFFWMLVQAVMIFHQLVFVFHQLARASVTPFMVTVGYLCPLAIAVATVAVYQPRQQYLHPTACWLSGYSGAVYAFSGPVLLVVLANLLILFVVVMKLMRPSVSEGPPADDRKALLGILKALLVLTPVFGLTWGLGAATMAGDSSRGSHYTFSILNSLQGVFILVFGCLLDKKVREALLRRLHKLPSVRAGLSQSKSDGLDPKPGH; from the exons AGCCCTGGTGGGGAGCACGTGTCCGGGAGCCCCCGAGGACGAGCCAGGAgggcagctg ACACCGTCAGCGTCGCTGCATACGTGCGACTGACCCTGCTGGTCTCAGGCGCGaccagctctgcccagctccagctcctcttcGGTGCTGTGCCCATGCCCAAGCCGTTGGCATCCCTCGCGGGCAACGTCACAGCCATGGCCATCACCACCG ATGCACCTGACTCCACGCTGGCACCCCAGGCAACTCCAGCAGGGGGCACCCTCACCGTCTCAGTGACCAATGAGACGCCAGCAGGGGGCACTCTTACCGTCTTGGCGCCCAATGAGACGCCAACAGGGGGCGCCCCCCTGGTCTCCATTCTGCCCCCAGTGCAGACCTCAGCAGGAGTTGACCTGACGCTCTCCTTCccgctggggccgggggctgcggaCGTCCAGTGGCTCCTGCTCGGCCCGGGGGGCGGCTTGGGGATGGAGCTCCACAATGGGACGCAGGTGACGCTGGTCGTGAATGGCTCCGAGGCCATCCTGAGGGTCACGTCCGTCTCCTCCGACTGGGCAG GGCTGTACGTGTGCCAGTACATCATCATGAGCACctggcaccagctgcagcagcgcgTGGTCgtcgctcccagccctgcagacctTGCCCAGACCCCGGCACAGGTGTCCATGAACTGCAGCTCCGCAGCCGGGCTTGCGCTGCAGTGCTGCATCCGCAACACGGGCCAGGCCTACAGCGTGGCCTGGAGCCCCGGGCCGGCCCAGCCAG AGGCGCTGATGGGTGACACGGACCCCCTGTGCCACACGCTGGTCCTGGCCACCTGCCCTAGCCAGGACACCACGTACCAGTGCACCTTCACGGGTGAGGGGCCGGGATCCGCGCACAGCCTCGTGACCGTCTCTGTCATACAAG CCGGGGACCTCTTCTGCCCCCAAGACCGCAGCCGGGGCACGTGGGGCACCACCAAGGCAGGGCGCGTGGCCGAGACGTGGTGCCCGGAGGGCAGCGCCGGGATAGTGCGAAGGACCTGCACACCTGAGGGGACTTGGGGGGCCATGACGAGCCAGTGCACCTCgcaggagctgctggctggacTACGTCGGGCCCGG CTGCTCCTggcggggctgggcagccccCGGCGTGATCTGGCTGACCTCATCGAGTGGCTGCAGTGGGAGACGGACCCCAGCCGGGGCCTGGTGAACagctccctggacctgctggctCTGGCGACCGTGGCAGACACCATCGCCCACATTGCCATGGACACCGGCACGCGTCTCAACCACAGCAGCGTGGCC AGCTTCCTGGTGGCCGCCAGCCAGCTGCTGGATGTCTCCACCATGCCCCTGTGGTCAGAGGCCCAGGCCTGggtgccctccctgccctccaggtTCCTGCAGGCCATTGAAGGCATCACCGGGCTCCTGCACCCCATGCCGGGAAACttcagcctggccctgcccaacCTGGAGCTGCAAGGAGCCACGCTGGAGCCCACGGCCCTGAGCGACTACGACAAGGCCTTCGCCACGCGGCCGCCACTCCGTGTCCATATTGCCAAGGCAATGCTGGAGGCGCTGGTGCCGCCAGGTGCCAACGTCACGGTCACCAGCATGGTGCTGAAGACACTGGGGGCTGTCCTCCCCGGACACTACGCCCCCGACCTCGGCAATGGGAGCTTCACCTTAGCCAGCCTGGTGCTGGCCAATGCCATCGTGGCCAACAACGGCAGCGTGAGCCAGGCCCAGATCAACATGACTTTCGGGCACCgggaagggctgggggacaggggtgggcagacaCCGCAGTGCGTCTTCTGGGACCACAGGTTGTTCGAGGGGGCCGGGGGGTGGTCCTCCGAGGGCTGCCGAGCCACGGACGCAGGTCCCGGTGCCGCCACGCGCTGCCTGTGCCAGCACCTGACATCCTTTTCCATCCTCATGTCCACCCGCCACGTGGCCGACGGCTTCTGGCTAAGCTTCCTGAGCCAGCTGGGGGTCTGCGCCTCCATTgtggccctgctgctctgcctgaGCATCTAccgcctggcctggcccaccGTGGTGCGGAGCAAGGTCTCCTACTTCCGCTACATGACGCTGGTCCAGatctgcctgtccctgctcctgggcaACCTGTGGTTCGTGGGCGGTGCCCGCCTGGCCgcggagggctggggggagctgtgtATGGCAGCCGCCTTCTTCATGCACTTCTTCTACCTGGCCACCTTCTTCTGGATGCTGGTGCAAGCCGTCATGATCTTCCACCAGCTGGTCTTCGTCTTCCACCAGCTGGCCCGTGCCTCCGTCACCCCCTTCATGGTGACCGTCGGCTACCTGTGCCCGCTGGCGATCGCCGTGGCGACCGTGGCGGTGTACCAGCCCCGGCAGCAGTACCTGCACCCCACTGCCTGTTGGCTGAGCGGATACAGCGGGGCCGTCTACGCCTTCTCGGGGCCGGTGCTGCTGGTCGTCCTGGCCAACCTGCTGATCCTGTTCGTGGTGGTGATGAAGCTGATGCGGCCGTCGGTGTCTGAGGGGCCTCCGGCGGATGACCGGAAGGCTTTGCTGGGCATCCTCAAAGCCCTGCTGGTCCTCACGCCCGTTTTCGGCCTGACGTGGGGGCTGGGTGCGGCCACCATGGCCGGGGACAGCTCGCGGGGATCCCACTACACCTTCAGCATCCTGAACTCGCTGCAG GGCGTCTTCATCCTGGTCTTCGGCTGCCTCCTGGACAAGAAG GTGCGGGAAGCCTTGCTCCGGCGCCTCCACAAGCTGCCCAGTGTCAGGGCCGGCCTCTCACAG AGCAAGAGCGACGGCTTGGACCCGAAGCCCGGGCACTAA